One Triticum dicoccoides isolate Atlit2015 ecotype Zavitan chromosome 4B, WEW_v2.0, whole genome shotgun sequence genomic window carries:
- the LOC119296198 gene encoding uncharacterized protein LOC119296198 isoform X2, with amino-acid sequence MLKFLDVNAHLPPTQAKILLEIRILVLHICISKKLARYCKSDIFLLACGKTGSHSVMLVSLIEDGHPSLSWFMGLRSVRNPWYASILRPLLRGLDVEGGREVVICRGEGDGGGDLQLLLKGRRRGGAEMRGYCCLFLHAVFLSWFTLKKVLVFLPFCGLLVHEYEGEPWRSGKAAAL; translated from the exons ATGCTTAAATTCCTGGATGTAAACGCACACTTGCCTCCTACACAGGCCAAAATACTATTGGAG ATAAGGATACTTGTTTTGCATATTTGCATCTCGAAGAAGCTTGCCCGCTATTGTAAGTCTGACATTTTCTTG CTTGCTTGTGGAAAAACTGGTTCTCATTCAGTTATGCTTGTCAGTCTGATAGAAGATGGACACCCCTCTTTAAGTTGGTTTATGGGCTTGCGGAGTGTGAGAA ACCCTTGGTATGCCTCCATCCTTCGTCCCTTGCTCCGTGGCCTGGATGTCGAGGGAGGGCGAGAGGTGGTGATATGCAGGGGTGAGGGAGATGGAGGCGGTGACCTGCAGCTCCTATTGAAGGGGCGGAGAAGAGGGGGTGCGGAGATGAGAGGCTATTGTTGTTTATTCCTTCATGCAGTATTTCTGAGTTGGTTCACTCTGAAAAAAG TTTTGGTGTTTCTGCCTTTTTGTGGCCTCTTGGTTCATGAgtatgaaggggagccttggcgcagtggtaaagctgctgccttg
- the LOC119296198 gene encoding uncharacterized protein LOC119296198 isoform X1, producing MLKFLDVNAHLPPTQAKILLEIRILVLHICISKKLARYCKSDIFLLACGKTGSHSVMLVSLIEDGHPSLSWFMGLRSVRNPWYASILRPLLRGLDVEGGREVVICRGEGDGGGDLQLLLKGRRRGASQIFTTGEHQPSSPHDCYFVGTCFLEFLVFLPFCGLLVHEYEGEPWRSGKAAAL from the exons ATGCTTAAATTCCTGGATGTAAACGCACACTTGCCTCCTACACAGGCCAAAATACTATTGGAG ATAAGGATACTTGTTTTGCATATTTGCATCTCGAAGAAGCTTGCCCGCTATTGTAAGTCTGACATTTTCTTG CTTGCTTGTGGAAAAACTGGTTCTCATTCAGTTATGCTTGTCAGTCTGATAGAAGATGGACACCCCTCTTTAAGTTGGTTTATGGGCTTGCGGAGTGTGAGAA ACCCTTGGTATGCCTCCATCCTTCGTCCCTTGCTCCGTGGCCTGGATGTCGAGGGAGGGCGAGAGGTGGTGATATGCAGGGGTGAGGGAGATGGAGGCGGTGACCTGCAGCTCCTATTGAAGGGGCGGAGAAGAGGGG CAAGTCAGATTTTTACTACTGGGGAGCATCAACCTTCTTCCCCCCATGATTGCTACTTTGTTGGCACATGCTTTCTAGAAT TTTTGGTGTTTCTGCCTTTTTGTGGCCTCTTGGTTCATGAgtatgaaggggagccttggcgcagtggtaaagctgctgccttg
- the LOC119296198 gene encoding uncharacterized protein LOC119296198 isoform X3, with product MLKFLDVNAHLPPTQAKILLELACGKTGSHSVMLVSLIEDGHPSLSWFMGLRSVRNPWYASILRPLLRGLDVEGGREVVICRGEGDGGGDLQLLLKGRRRGASQIFTTGEHQPSSPHDCYFVGTCFLEFLVFLPFCGLLVHEYEGEPWRSGKAAAL from the exons ATGCTTAAATTCCTGGATGTAAACGCACACTTGCCTCCTACACAGGCCAAAATACTATTGGAG CTTGCTTGTGGAAAAACTGGTTCTCATTCAGTTATGCTTGTCAGTCTGATAGAAGATGGACACCCCTCTTTAAGTTGGTTTATGGGCTTGCGGAGTGTGAGAA ACCCTTGGTATGCCTCCATCCTTCGTCCCTTGCTCCGTGGCCTGGATGTCGAGGGAGGGCGAGAGGTGGTGATATGCAGGGGTGAGGGAGATGGAGGCGGTGACCTGCAGCTCCTATTGAAGGGGCGGAGAAGAGGGG CAAGTCAGATTTTTACTACTGGGGAGCATCAACCTTCTTCCCCCCATGATTGCTACTTTGTTGGCACATGCTTTCTAGAAT TTTTGGTGTTTCTGCCTTTTTGTGGCCTCTTGGTTCATGAgtatgaaggggagccttggcgcagtggtaaagctgctgccttg